One segment of Streptomyces sp. NBC_00576 DNA contains the following:
- a CDS encoding alpha/beta hydrolase family protein: MRPVTATAAAVTAALAAGVASVAAGRYASDAALKAPPGRPLPTEPRLTVHFTAAGRVALTRALASQRPGTYGLAGEGTHAVVGPVLNHATHSADTVVRRLERVTHGTLEPRDKVWLTPNVHVGDPGTALGLEYLDIEIPGELGALPAWFVPGARSTWVITVHGLGATREHPLNVLPFLHRQQFPVLDLAYRGDPGAPRPQDGLGHLGETEWRDVDAAIRHALRHGAEHVVLYGWSIGATMALRAATRSALRDRVTGLVLDSPVLDWQTTLRALATARRTPGALLPLAVRAAQGRTGLHGGPEGTAAEATDPTRLTVPALILHGPADTIAPWTPSRRLAARRSDLITLHQVPDAPHGAMWNVDPTTYEETLRRFLTPLM, translated from the coding sequence GTGCGTCCAGTGACCGCGACGGCCGCTGCCGTCACCGCAGCTCTGGCAGCCGGCGTCGCCAGTGTCGCCGCCGGCCGCTACGCCAGCGACGCCGCGCTCAAGGCACCCCCGGGCAGGCCCCTGCCCACGGAACCCCGGCTCACCGTGCACTTCACCGCCGCCGGCCGGGTCGCCCTCACACGGGCCCTGGCCTCGCAGCGCCCCGGCACCTATGGCCTCGCCGGCGAGGGAACCCACGCGGTCGTCGGTCCCGTCCTGAACCACGCCACCCACTCCGCCGACACCGTCGTACGCCGCCTCGAACGGGTCACCCACGGCACCCTGGAACCCCGCGACAAGGTCTGGCTCACCCCGAACGTGCACGTCGGTGACCCCGGCACCGCTCTCGGACTCGAATACCTCGACATCGAGATCCCCGGCGAACTCGGCGCCCTGCCCGCGTGGTTCGTGCCCGGGGCGCGCAGCACCTGGGTGATCACCGTGCACGGCCTCGGTGCCACCCGCGAGCATCCCCTGAACGTCCTGCCGTTCCTGCACCGCCAGCAGTTCCCGGTCCTCGACCTCGCCTACCGGGGCGACCCCGGCGCACCCCGCCCCCAGGACGGGCTCGGTCACCTCGGCGAGACCGAGTGGCGCGACGTCGACGCCGCGATCCGGCACGCCCTGCGGCACGGCGCCGAGCACGTCGTCCTGTACGGCTGGTCCATCGGCGCGACCATGGCACTGCGGGCCGCCACCCGCTCCGCGCTGCGCGACCGTGTCACCGGGCTGGTCCTGGACTCGCCGGTGCTCGACTGGCAGACCACCCTGCGTGCCCTCGCCACGGCCCGCCGCACGCCGGGCGCGCTGCTGCCGCTGGCGGTACGCGCCGCCCAGGGCCGCACGGGTCTGCACGGTGGCCCCGAGGGAACCGCCGCCGAGGCCACCGACCCCACCCGGCTCACCGTCCCCGCCCTGATCCTCCACGGCCCCGCCGACACGATCGCCCCCTGGACCCCCTCCCGCCGCCTCGCCGCACGCCGCTCCGACCTGATCACCCTCCACCAGGTCCCGGACGCCCCGCACGGCGCGATGTGGAACGTGGACCCGACGACGTACGAGGAAACCCTGCGCCGCTTCCTGACCCCGCTGATGTAG
- a CDS encoding VOC family protein: MAGTGGGRPSIYPTLLYADAKAAIRQLTEAFGFTEVSVYEGEGGSVLHAELMQGNGAVMLGSKGRGGVFDAAMKDAGPCGVYVVVDDVDAHHQQAVEHGADIVMPPTDQDYGSRDYMARDAEGNIWSFGTYTPEIQA; encoded by the coding sequence ATGGCAGGCACGGGCGGCGGGCGTCCCAGCATCTATCCGACACTGTTGTACGCGGACGCGAAGGCGGCGATCCGGCAGCTCACGGAGGCGTTCGGCTTCACCGAGGTGTCGGTGTACGAGGGAGAGGGCGGCTCGGTGCTGCACGCCGAGCTGATGCAGGGCAACGGCGCGGTGATGCTCGGCTCGAAGGGCCGGGGCGGCGTCTTCGACGCGGCGATGAAGGACGCGGGCCCGTGCGGGGTGTACGTCGTCGTGGACGACGTCGACGCACACCACCAGCAGGCCGTGGAGCACGGCGCGGACATCGTGATGCCCCCGACGGACCAGGACTACGGTTCGCGCGACTACATGGCACGCGATGCCGAGGGCAACATCTGGAGCTTCGGCACATACACACCCGAGATACAGGCCTGA
- a CDS encoding ABC-F family ATP-binding cassette domain-containing protein, with translation MISASGIELRAGARVLIESATFRITKGDRIGLVGRNGAGKTTLTKVLAGEGIPAAGQIARSGEVGYLPQDPRTGDLDVLASDRILSARGLDTLIRKMRENEQRIANGAGATREKALRQYERQETEFLTKGGYSAEAEAATIAAALNLPDRVLGQPLHTLSGGQRRRIELARILFSDADTLLLDEPTNHLDADSIVWLRDYLKTYRGGFIVISHDVDLVETVVNKVFYLDANRAQIDVYNMGWKLYQQQREADEKRRKRERQNAEKKAAALNAQADKMRAKATKTVAAQNMAKRADRLLAGLDAVRVSDKVAKLRFPEPAPCGKTPLMAEGLSKSYGSLEIFTDVDLAIDKGSRVVILGLNGAGKTTLLRLLGGAEKPDTGEVIEGHGLKLGYYAQEHETLDPERSVLENMRSANPDLDLVEVRKTLGSFLFSGDDVDKPAGVLSGGEKTRLALATLVVSSANVLLLDEPTNNLDPASREEILGALRTYKGAVVLVTHDEGAVHALQPERIILLPDGVEDLWGADYADLVALA, from the coding sequence GTGATCTCCGCCTCCGGTATCGAGCTGCGCGCCGGCGCCCGTGTCCTCATCGAGTCCGCCACCTTCCGTATCACCAAGGGCGACCGCATCGGTCTGGTCGGCCGCAACGGCGCCGGCAAGACGACCCTCACCAAGGTCCTCGCGGGCGAGGGCATCCCCGCGGCGGGCCAGATCGCCCGCTCCGGTGAGGTCGGCTACCTCCCTCAGGACCCCCGTACCGGCGACCTGGACGTGCTGGCGAGCGACCGCATCCTCTCCGCGCGCGGGCTGGACACCCTGATCCGCAAGATGCGCGAGAACGAGCAGCGCATCGCCAACGGCGCGGGCGCCACCCGCGAGAAGGCTCTGCGGCAGTACGAGCGCCAGGAGACGGAGTTCCTCACGAAGGGCGGTTACTCCGCGGAGGCCGAGGCTGCCACCATCGCCGCCGCGCTCAACCTGCCCGACCGGGTGCTCGGTCAGCCCCTGCACACGCTCTCCGGCGGTCAGCGCCGCCGTATCGAACTGGCCCGCATCCTGTTCTCGGACGCGGACACCCTGCTGCTCGACGAGCCGACCAACCACCTCGACGCGGACTCGATCGTCTGGCTGCGCGACTACCTGAAGACCTACCGCGGCGGCTTCATCGTCATCTCCCACGACGTCGACCTGGTCGAGACGGTCGTCAACAAGGTGTTCTACCTGGACGCCAACCGGGCCCAGATCGACGTCTACAACATGGGCTGGAAGCTCTACCAGCAGCAGCGCGAGGCCGACGAGAAGCGCCGCAAGCGCGAGCGCCAGAACGCCGAGAAGAAGGCCGCCGCGCTGAACGCGCAGGCCGACAAGATGCGCGCCAAGGCCACCAAGACGGTCGCCGCGCAGAACATGGCCAAGCGCGCCGACCGGCTGCTCGCCGGGCTCGACGCGGTGCGGGTCTCCGACAAGGTGGCCAAGCTGCGCTTCCCGGAGCCCGCGCCCTGCGGCAAGACCCCGCTCATGGCTGAGGGCCTGTCGAAGTCGTACGGCTCCCTGGAGATCTTCACCGACGTCGACCTGGCCATCGACAAGGGCTCCCGTGTCGTCATCCTCGGCCTGAACGGCGCCGGCAAGACGACCCTCCTGCGCCTGCTCGGTGGCGCCGAGAAGCCCGACACCGGAGAGGTCATCGAGGGCCACGGACTCAAGCTCGGCTACTACGCGCAGGAGCACGAGACCCTCGACCCCGAGCGCTCGGTCCTGGAGAACATGCGCTCCGCCAACCCCGACCTGGACCTGGTCGAGGTCCGCAAGACGCTCGGCTCGTTCCTGTTCTCCGGCGACGACGTCGACAAGCCCGCAGGCGTCCTCTCCGGCGGCGAGAAGACCCGCCTCGCGCTCGCGACCCTCGTGGTCTCCTCCGCGAACGTGCTCCTTCTCGACGAGCCGACGAACAACCTCGACCCGGCCAGCCGCGAGGAGATCCTCGGCGCGCTACGCACGTACAAGGGCGCCGTCGTCCTCGTCACCCACGACGAGGGCGCCGTACACGCGCTCCAGCCGGAGCGGATCATCCTGCTGCCGGACGGCGTCGAGGACCTGTGGGGCGCCGACTACGCCGACCTGGTGGCCCTCGCCTGA
- a CDS encoding helix-turn-helix domain-containing protein, translating to MAETLKKGSRVTGAARDKLAADLKKKYDSGASIRALAEETGRSYGFVHRMLSESGVTLRGRGGATRGKKAASA from the coding sequence GTGGCCGAGACTCTGAAGAAGGGCAGCCGGGTAACCGGCGCCGCGCGCGACAAGCTCGCGGCAGACCTGAAGAAGAAGTACGACTCCGGTGCGAGCATTCGAGCGCTGGCCGAAGAAACCGGTCGCTCGTATGGCTTCGTACACCGGATGCTCAGCGAGTCGGGCGTCACGCTCCGTGGACGGGGCGGGGCGACACGGGGCAAGAAGGCCGCTTCGGCCTGA
- a CDS encoding enoyl-CoA hydratase/isomerase family protein, whose translation MASFDQDVVGQGPEVSVLDKDGVRLTVDDAVATVTLTNPAKRNAQSPALWRALAEAGRLLPGTVRVVVLRAEGKSFSAGLDRQAFTPEGFDGEPSFIELARSDDATLDGTIAAYQEGFTWWRRSDLVSIAAVQGHAVGAGFQLALACDLRVVADDVQFAMRETSLGLVPDLTGTHPLVSLVGYARALEICATGRFVQAEEAVNTGLANIAVPAEQLDDAVRELLAALLAAPRDALVETKALLRGVQGRTYDEQRGAERASQARRLRDLAGVGD comes from the coding sequence ATGGCTTCGTTCGACCAGGACGTTGTTGGCCAAGGTCCCGAAGTTTCCGTACTCGACAAGGACGGCGTACGGCTCACCGTCGACGACGCGGTTGCCACGGTGACGCTGACCAACCCGGCCAAGCGCAACGCGCAGAGTCCCGCTCTGTGGCGGGCGCTGGCCGAGGCGGGCCGGCTGCTGCCGGGCACCGTGCGTGTCGTCGTGCTGCGCGCCGAGGGCAAGTCGTTCTCGGCCGGGCTCGACCGACAGGCGTTCACGCCCGAGGGGTTCGACGGCGAGCCGTCGTTCATCGAGCTCGCGCGCAGTGACGACGCCACGCTGGACGGCACCATCGCCGCGTACCAGGAGGGCTTCACCTGGTGGCGGCGCAGTGACCTCGTGTCCATCGCCGCCGTCCAGGGGCATGCCGTCGGCGCGGGCTTCCAGCTCGCGCTCGCCTGTGACCTGCGCGTCGTCGCCGACGACGTGCAGTTCGCCATGCGCGAGACCAGCCTGGGTCTCGTCCCCGACCTGACGGGCACCCATCCGCTCGTGTCCCTCGTCGGCTACGCCCGCGCGCTGGAGATCTGCGCGACCGGCCGCTTCGTCCAGGCCGAGGAGGCCGTGAACACGGGCCTCGCCAACATCGCCGTACCGGCCGAGCAGCTCGACGACGCCGTACGCGAACTGCTCGCCGCGCTGCTCGCCGCGCCCCGGGACGCCCTCGTCGAGACGAAGGCGCTGCTGCGCGGCGTCCAGGGCCGGACGTACGACGAACAGCGCGGCGCCGAGCGCGCGTCCCAGGCGCGCCGACTGCGGGATCTGGCGGGCGTCGGCGACTGA
- a CDS encoding Asp23/Gls24 family envelope stress response protein has translation MTDMTQGNRPQQPASEGDDPRPTQLRKPNVTKRGGGDPAERGRTTIADGVVEKIAGLAARDVLGVHAMGSGFSRTFGAVRDRVPGGASKSVTRGVKAEVGEVQTALDLEIVVEYGVSIGDVARAVRENVIAAVERMTGLEVVEVNIAVTDVKLPEEEEEEPEPRLQ, from the coding sequence ATGACCGACATGACCCAGGGGAACCGGCCGCAGCAGCCCGCGAGCGAGGGCGACGACCCGCGGCCCACCCAGCTCCGGAAGCCGAATGTCACCAAGCGCGGCGGAGGTGACCCGGCCGAGCGGGGGCGCACCACGATCGCCGACGGAGTCGTCGAGAAGATCGCCGGGCTCGCCGCCCGTGACGTCCTCGGTGTGCACGCCATGGGCAGCGGCTTCTCGCGGACCTTCGGCGCGGTCCGCGACCGGGTACCGGGCGGCGCCTCGAAATCCGTCACCCGTGGAGTGAAGGCCGAGGTCGGAGAGGTGCAGACGGCCCTCGACCTGGAGATCGTCGTCGAGTACGGCGTTTCGATCGGCGATGTCGCCCGGGCCGTGCGCGAGAACGTCATCGCGGCCGTCGAGCGCATGACCGGCCTGGAAGTCGTCGAGGTCAACATCGCGGTGACGGACGTGAAGCTGCCCGAAGAAGAGGAAGAGGAACCCGAACCCCGCCTGCAGTGA
- a CDS encoding DUF6286 domain-containing protein, with translation MSEPQSSEGHEGYENTRRLPVLEKPNDSTAGITGSGQSSSTAAYDPLPTLGDGEDGNGRFWSARRVPAAVLALLLLLVAGAFLYDITAVRADRQAMSWRKSLARQLAQRPLDDTWVLVGAGIAVALGAWLLVLAATPGLRGVLPMRRPHADVRAGLHRAAAAMVLRDRAVEVSGVQSVRVRMTRTRADVRAVSHFRELDDVRADLDDVLTDAIRSLGLSRPPALSVHVARPGRKG, from the coding sequence ATGAGCGAGCCTCAGAGCTCCGAGGGCCACGAGGGCTACGAGAACACCCGACGACTGCCAGTACTGGAGAAACCGAACGACTCGACGGCCGGCATCACCGGATCGGGGCAGTCCTCGTCCACCGCCGCCTACGACCCCCTGCCCACCCTCGGCGACGGGGAGGACGGGAACGGCCGCTTCTGGTCGGCGCGCCGCGTCCCCGCGGCCGTCCTCGCGCTGCTGCTGCTTCTGGTCGCGGGCGCGTTCCTCTACGACATCACCGCGGTACGAGCCGACCGCCAGGCCATGAGCTGGCGGAAGTCGCTGGCCAGGCAACTCGCGCAACGCCCCCTCGACGACACCTGGGTCCTGGTCGGCGCCGGTATCGCCGTAGCCCTCGGCGCCTGGCTGCTCGTCCTCGCCGCCACGCCCGGTCTGCGCGGCGTCCTGCCGATGCGACGCCCCCACGCCGACGTCCGGGCGGGCCTGCACCGGGCCGCCGCCGCGATGGTGCTGCGCGACCGGGCCGTGGAGGTGTCCGGTGTGCAGTCGGTCCGGGTCCGGATGACCCGTACCAGGGCCGACGTCCGCGCGGTCTCCCACTTCCGTGAACTCGACGACGTACGGGCCGACCTGGACGATGTGCTCACCGACGCGATCAGGAGCCTCGGCCTGTCCCGGCCGCCCGCCCTGTCGGTGCATGTCGCCCGGCCCGGCCGGAAGGGGTGA
- the amaP gene encoding alkaline shock response membrane anchor protein AmaP, translating into MQRIVNRVLLGLAGLVLIVVGGSVLAVGLGSRWPTWWIHDDRHDVLLSNAERTHYRDAGWWWPTVLAALAVLVLLSLWWLAAVLRRRRLTEVLVDTGDGEGALLRGRAMEIAVAAEAARLEGVERAHVTLTGRRTSPEARVQLLLQPHAAPEDAVARLTAEALANARDSAGLKSLPTEVSLRGVKHSAERVS; encoded by the coding sequence ATGCAGCGCATCGTCAACCGCGTACTGCTGGGCCTCGCGGGCCTGGTCCTGATCGTCGTCGGCGGCTCGGTACTGGCCGTGGGCCTGGGCAGCCGGTGGCCGACATGGTGGATCCACGACGACCGCCACGACGTACTGCTGAGCAACGCCGAACGCACCCACTACCGGGACGCCGGCTGGTGGTGGCCGACGGTACTCGCCGCCCTGGCCGTCCTGGTCCTGCTGTCCCTGTGGTGGCTGGCCGCCGTACTCCGCAGACGCCGCCTCACCGAGGTCCTGGTCGACACGGGCGACGGCGAGGGAGCCCTCCTTCGGGGCCGCGCGATGGAGATCGCGGTGGCGGCGGAAGCGGCCCGCCTGGAGGGCGTGGAACGAGCCCACGTCACCCTGACCGGCCGACGCACGTCCCCCGAGGCCCGAGTCCAACTCCTCCTGCAACCACACGCGGCCCCCGAGGATGCGGTGGCCCGCCTCACGGCGGAGGCACTGGCGAACGCCCGCGACTCGGCGGGCCTCAAGTCACTGCCGACGGAAGTGAGCTTGAGGGGGGTCAAGCACTCCGCAGAAAGGGTGAGTTGA
- a CDS encoding SDR family oxidoreductase: MDLGLKDRVYVVTGATRGLGNAAARELVADGAKVIITGRDEKTVTEAAAALGPGAVGVAADNSDPEVAQRLVAAAREHFGRFNGILISVGGPAPGFVADNTDEQWRAAFDSVFLGAVRLARTAVAELEAGGVVGFVLSGSVHEPIPGLTISNGLRPGLAGFAKSLADEVGPRGVRVVGLLPARIDTDRVRELDGLSADPAATRVANESRIPLRRYGRPEEFGRTAAFLLSPAASYLTGVMVPVDGGMRHGF, translated from the coding sequence ATGGATCTTGGACTGAAGGACCGGGTGTACGTCGTCACCGGAGCCACCCGTGGACTGGGTAACGCCGCCGCGCGCGAGCTTGTCGCCGACGGCGCGAAGGTGATCATCACGGGGCGGGACGAGAAGACGGTCACGGAGGCTGCGGCCGCCCTGGGCCCGGGGGCGGTGGGCGTGGCCGCGGACAACTCCGACCCGGAGGTCGCGCAGCGGCTCGTCGCGGCGGCCCGCGAGCACTTCGGGCGCTTCAACGGCATCCTCATCAGCGTGGGCGGGCCGGCGCCCGGGTTCGTCGCCGACAACACGGACGAGCAGTGGCGGGCCGCGTTCGACTCGGTGTTCCTGGGGGCGGTACGGCTGGCCCGTACGGCGGTGGCGGAGCTGGAGGCGGGCGGGGTCGTCGGGTTCGTGCTGTCCGGCTCGGTGCACGAGCCGATTCCGGGGCTGACGATCTCCAACGGCCTGCGGCCGGGGCTCGCGGGGTTCGCGAAGTCCCTCGCCGACGAGGTGGGGCCGCGGGGGGTTCGGGTGGTGGGGTTGTTGCCGGCGCGCATCGACACGGATCGCGTGCGCGAGCTGGACGGCTTGTCCGCCGACCCTGCGGCGACTCGGGTCGCCAATGAGTCGCGGATTCCGTTGCGGCGGTATGGGAGGCCGGAGGAGTTCGGGCGGACGGCTGCGTTTCTGCTTTCGCCTGCGGCGAGCTATCTGACGGGGGTCATGGTGCCTGTTGACGGGGGGATGCGGCACGGGTTCTGA
- a CDS encoding glycoside hydrolase family 15 protein gives MHPHQNHRIPRIEDYALVGDHQTAALVGMDGSVDWLCLPRFDSAACFAALLGDERNGHWRIAPEGADRCTRRGYRPGTLVLDTEWETDEGAVRVTDLMPQRHRAPDLVRIVEGVRGEVTVRSTLRLRFDYGSIVPWMRRTNGHRVAVAGPDAVWLRTDEGVRTWGRDFTTYSEFTVAEGERVAFVLTWHPSHEPHPPFVDPYEALETAVADWKDWSARCTYDGPHRDAVVRSLITLKALTYAPTGGIVAAPTTSLPEELGGVRNWDYRYCWLRDSTLTLNALLSVGYHEEAECWRDWLLRAVAGDPADLQIMYGLGGERRLPEFELDWLPGFGGSAPVRIGNAAVRQLQLDVYGEVIDSLALARRSGLPSKPHMWRVQCALMKFLETAWHRPDEGLWEVRGPRRHFVHSKVMAWVAADRAVRQLELNPKLSGGDLEGWRALRDEVHREVCERGYDPERNTFTQFYGSRELDAAVLLLPRVGFLPPDDPRIVGTIDAIRDELGHGGFVRRYSTDGPVVDGLPGDEGVFLACSFWLADALHMIGRTKEARELFERLVGLTNDVGLLAEEYDPVADRQLGNFPQAFSHIGLVNTALALYGEDRAG, from the coding sequence GTGCACCCCCACCAGAATCACCGCATCCCCCGTATCGAGGACTACGCCCTCGTCGGCGACCACCAGACCGCCGCGCTCGTCGGTATGGACGGTTCCGTCGACTGGCTGTGTCTCCCGCGCTTCGACTCGGCCGCCTGTTTCGCCGCGCTGCTCGGCGACGAGCGCAACGGGCACTGGCGGATCGCCCCCGAGGGCGCCGACCGGTGCACGCGGCGCGGTTACCGGCCCGGCACCCTCGTCCTCGACACCGAGTGGGAGACCGACGAGGGCGCGGTACGGGTCACCGACCTGATGCCACAGCGCCACCGGGCTCCCGATCTCGTACGGATCGTCGAGGGCGTACGCGGCGAGGTGACCGTCCGCAGCACGCTGCGCCTGCGGTTCGACTACGGGTCGATCGTGCCCTGGATGCGCCGGACGAACGGGCACCGGGTGGCCGTCGCCGGGCCGGACGCGGTGTGGCTGCGCACCGACGAAGGAGTGCGCACATGGGGCCGGGACTTCACCACGTACTCGGAGTTCACCGTCGCCGAGGGCGAGCGGGTCGCGTTCGTGCTCACCTGGCATCCCTCGCACGAGCCGCATCCGCCGTTCGTCGACCCGTACGAGGCGCTGGAGACGGCCGTCGCGGACTGGAAGGACTGGTCGGCGCGCTGTACGTACGACGGACCGCACCGGGACGCCGTCGTGCGCTCGCTGATCACCCTCAAGGCGCTGACGTACGCGCCGACCGGCGGCATCGTCGCCGCCCCCACCACCTCGCTCCCCGAGGAACTGGGCGGCGTACGCAACTGGGACTACCGCTACTGCTGGCTGCGCGACTCCACGCTCACCCTGAACGCGCTGCTGTCGGTGGGCTACCACGAGGAGGCCGAGTGCTGGCGCGACTGGCTGCTGCGGGCGGTCGCGGGCGACCCGGCGGACCTCCAGATCATGTACGGGCTCGGTGGTGAGCGCCGGCTGCCCGAGTTCGAGCTGGACTGGCTGCCCGGGTTCGGCGGCTCGGCCCCGGTGCGGATCGGCAACGCGGCCGTACGGCAGCTCCAGCTCGACGTGTACGGCGAGGTGATCGACTCGCTGGCACTGGCCCGGCGTTCGGGACTGCCGTCCAAGCCGCACATGTGGCGGGTGCAGTGCGCGCTCATGAAGTTCCTGGAGACGGCGTGGCACCGGCCGGACGAGGGGCTGTGGGAGGTGCGCGGCCCGCGCCGGCACTTCGTGCACTCGAAGGTGATGGCCTGGGTGGCCGCCGACCGTGCGGTGCGTCAGCTTGAGCTCAACCCGAAGCTCAGCGGCGGCGACCTGGAGGGCTGGCGGGCGTTGCGCGACGAGGTGCACCGGGAGGTGTGCGAACGCGGCTACGACCCGGAGCGGAACACGTTCACCCAGTTCTACGGCTCCCGCGAACTCGACGCGGCCGTGCTGCTCCTGCCCCGCGTCGGCTTCCTGCCGCCGGACGACCCGAGGATCGTCGGCACCATCGACGCGATCAGGGACGAGCTGGGGCACGGTGGATTCGTCCGCCGCTACAGCACGGACGGGCCCGTGGTCGACGGGCTGCCCGGGGACGAGGGCGTGTTCCTGGCCTGCTCGTTCTGGCTGGCGGACGCGCTGCACATGATCGGCCGTACGAAGGAGGCACGCGAGCTCTTCGAACGCCTGGTCGGCCTCACCAACGACGTGGGTCTGCTGGCGGAGGAGTACGACCCGGTCGCCGACCGCCAGCTCGGCAACTTCCCCCAGGCGTTCAGCCACATCGGCCTCGTCAACACCGCCCTCGCCCTGTACGGCGAGGACCGGGCAGGATAG
- a CDS encoding SURF1 family cytochrome oxidase biogenesis protein — MYRFLLSRQWVILTLVALLLIPTMIRLGIWQMHRYEERTARNQLVADALSAEPVPVEKLTAPGHTVTTDERYHTVSAKGHFDTDDEVVVRRRTNSDDEVGYHVLTPFVLDDGKVLLVNRGWIPSDGPSQTAFPTIPAPPKGEITVTGRLMPAETTAASGIKDLKGLPDRQVMLINSEQEARRLGAEVLGGYIVLATPAPKGDTPELLGRPGDENAALNYAYAIQWWLFSAGVPLGWVILVRRERRDRAEAEAAAREAQDSPDAEPAAV; from the coding sequence GTGTACCGCTTCCTCTTGTCCCGGCAGTGGGTGATCCTCACGCTGGTCGCCCTCCTCCTCATCCCCACGATGATCAGGCTGGGCATCTGGCAGATGCACCGCTACGAAGAGCGCACCGCCCGCAACCAGCTCGTCGCCGACGCGCTGTCCGCCGAGCCGGTGCCCGTGGAGAAGCTGACCGCCCCCGGACACACGGTCACGACCGACGAGCGGTACCACACCGTGAGCGCGAAGGGACACTTCGACACCGACGACGAGGTCGTTGTCCGCCGCCGCACCAACTCCGACGACGAGGTCGGCTACCACGTCCTGACCCCCTTCGTCCTCGACGACGGCAAGGTCCTGCTGGTCAACCGGGGCTGGATCCCCTCGGACGGTCCCAGCCAGACCGCGTTCCCCACGATCCCGGCGCCCCCGAAGGGCGAGATCACCGTCACCGGGCGGCTGATGCCCGCCGAGACGACCGCGGCGAGCGGCATCAAGGACCTCAAGGGGCTGCCGGACCGGCAGGTCATGCTGATCAACAGCGAGCAGGAGGCCCGGCGGCTCGGAGCCGAAGTGCTCGGCGGCTACATCGTGCTGGCGACGCCCGCACCGAAGGGCGACACCCCCGAACTGCTGGGCAGGCCCGGCGACGAGAACGCCGCGCTGAACTACGCCTACGCCATCCAGTGGTGGCTGTTCTCCGCGGGCGTCCCCCTGGGCTGGGTGATCCTCGTCCGCCGGGAACGCCGGGACCGCGCGGAGGCCGAGGCGGCGGCGCGTGAAGCGCAGGATTCGCCGGACGCCGAGCCCGCCGCCGTGTGA
- a CDS encoding DEDDh family exonuclease, translating to MLEDLTPAPSPAPWPTAYPQGYAVVDVETTGLSRDDRIISAAVYRLDARGEVEDHWYTTVNPERDPGPVWIHGLTSDALEGAPLFVDIAEEFASRLADRVLVAHNAVFDWSMIAREYARAEREAPVRQRLCTIALSKELGLPLPNHKLETLAAHYGVVQQRAHHALDDARVLAEAFRPSLHAAARDGVRLPLLECRPLTEWSGSAATSGSARPQIGRQASGGYGAGGYGGYQPTSWRPSRKRPACPYPNPGRYEDGKQLRQGMRVAFSGDTSVERDLLEDRAVEAGLHVATSLSRLTSLLVTNDPDSMTSKVVKARQFGTPVVDEAAFGQLLRDVEPAAEK from the coding sequence ATGCTCGAAGACCTGACGCCCGCGCCGTCCCCCGCCCCGTGGCCGACCGCATATCCCCAGGGATACGCGGTCGTTGACGTCGAGACGACCGGTCTGTCCCGGGACGACCGGATAATCTCCGCCGCGGTCTACCGGCTCGACGCGCGCGGTGAGGTCGAGGACCACTGGTACACAACGGTCAATCCGGAGCGGGATCCGGGGCCGGTGTGGATCCACGGGTTGACGAGCGACGCCCTGGAGGGCGCCCCTCTCTTCGTCGACATCGCCGAGGAGTTCGCGTCCCGGCTCGCGGACCGCGTACTCGTGGCGCACAACGCCGTCTTCGACTGGTCGATGATCGCCCGGGAGTACGCGCGCGCGGAGCGCGAGGCGCCGGTGCGGCAGCGGCTGTGCACCATCGCGCTGTCCAAGGAGCTGGGGCTGCCGCTGCCCAACCACAAGCTGGAGACACTGGCCGCGCACTACGGGGTCGTCCAACAGCGGGCCCACCACGCTCTGGACGACGCGCGTGTGCTCGCCGAGGCGTTCCGGCCCAGCCTGCACGCAGCGGCCCGGGACGGCGTACGGCTGCCGCTGCTGGAGTGCCGGCCGCTGACGGAGTGGTCGGGGTCAGCGGCGACAAGCGGCTCCGCGCGCCCGCAGATCGGACGACAGGCCTCCGGGGGCTACGGGGCCGGGGGCTACGGTGGCTATCAGCCGACCAGTTGGCGGCCGTCCCGCAAGCGGCCCGCGTGCCCGTACCCCAACCCGGGGCGGTACGAGGACGGCAAGCAGCTCAGGCAGGGCATGCGGGTGGCGTTCTCCGGGGACACCTCGGTCGAGCGCGACCTGTTGGAGGACCGGGCCGTCGAGGCGGGGCTGCATGTCGCGACGAGCCTGTCCCGGCTGACCAGCCTGCTCGTCACCAACGACCCCGACTCCATGACCTCGAAGGTGGTCAAGGCCCGCCAGTTCGGCACGCCGGTCGTCGACGAGGCGGCCTTCGGACAGCTGCTGCGGGACGTGGAACCCGCGGCGGAGAAATGA